One window of Mediterraneibacter gnavus ATCC 29149 genomic DNA carries:
- a CDS encoding GntR family transcriptional regulator has translation MNILLKPDSSLPIYEQLVQAFKESMLNGELSPGDMLPSIRSLAKDLEISVITTKRAYEELESENLIYSHPGKGFFVKQVDFRTLQEEQLVQLEHALSSCIEDAKKLSLSLDEVQDLIQLLWKGRD, from the coding sequence TTGAACATTCTTTTAAAACCGGATTCCTCACTGCCGATTTACGAACAGCTTGTACAGGCATTTAAGGAATCCATGTTAAACGGGGAGCTTTCTCCAGGTGATATGCTTCCTTCCATCCGAAGTCTGGCAAAAGATCTGGAAATCAGCGTGATCACCACAAAGCGCGCTTACGAAGAACTGGAATCCGAAAACCTCATCTACTCTCATCCGGGAAAAGGATTTTTTGTAAAGCAGGTAGATTTTCGTACTCTGCAGGAAGAACAGCTTGTTCAACTGGAACATGCGCTCTCTTCCTGTATCGAAGATGCAAAAAAACTGTCTCTTTCTTTAGATGAGGTACAGGACTTGATACAACTTTTATGGAAAGGCAGGGATTAG
- a CDS encoding ATP-binding cassette domain-containing protein yields the protein MSELICNELAKSYSHFQLYPTSFQLESGYLTVLAGKNGSGKSTLLRCLAGIDPACTGDVTLDGISLKKEPDSYKDQIGYVSEELTYFMEKSALENGELLGPYFSNWSMERYYTLMDRMNFSPSKQLWQLSKGEYMKMQTCFALAHHPRFLILDEPLEGFDPVFRKNFLSIMQDILNEDVGIFISSHITETLKKLADYLLFADNGIITFHCPEQMDAFLADKLKRSHTHIRDLLSRNS from the coding sequence ATGTCTGAACTAATTTGTAATGAACTCGCAAAATCTTACAGTCACTTTCAGTTATATCCGACTTCTTTTCAACTGGAAAGCGGATATCTGACAGTACTTGCCGGGAAAAACGGCTCCGGAAAATCAACTCTTTTACGCTGCCTTGCCGGGATTGATCCGGCCTGCACCGGTGATGTGACGCTGGATGGAATTTCTTTAAAAAAAGAGCCTGACAGCTACAAAGATCAAATTGGTTATGTATCAGAGGAACTCACTTATTTTATGGAAAAATCCGCTCTGGAAAACGGAGAGCTTCTGGGCCCTTATTTTTCCAACTGGTCCATGGAACGCTATTATACGCTGATGGACCGGATGAATTTTTCTCCCTCCAAACAGCTCTGGCAGCTCTCCAAAGGCGAATACATGAAAATGCAGACCTGTTTTGCACTGGCACATCATCCACGTTTTCTGATCTTGGATGAACCGTTGGAAGGCTTTGATCCTGTCTTTCGCAAAAACTTTCTATCGATTATGCAGGATATTTTAAATGAAGATGTAGGAATTTTTATTTCCTCCCACATTACAGAAACATTGAAAAAACTTGCCGATTACCTGCTGTTTGCCGATAATGGAATTATTACGTTCCACTGTCCGGAACAAATGGATGCCTTTCTTGCCGACAAATTAAAACGCTCTCATACACATATACGAGACCTGCTGTCCCGTAATTCTTAG
- a CDS encoding D-alanyl-D-alanine carboxypeptidase family protein, with protein MKAKKVLSGALAAILLTLTPGVAVCAEEMAGQEQTENTQVLSAQEQENQEKAASYAEKIDTNEISNWPQGPAIYAASGIVMDMNSGAVLYAKKAEEKRYPASITKVLSVLTALQYAKMSDTVVFSEDSISFLQWDDAQIGMKPGEEISMESALYGMLLASANEVSYAVAENVGKQYLNGGYAEFIEEMNRISQELGCTSSNWVNANGLHDDNHYTTAHDMARIAAAAYQNEEFRRLETPLEYKVPPTNLTAEERILDQNHKMLWPENYYYYANAKAGKTGYTDQSKTTLVTMAEGNDMQLAAVVLHTYGVDAYTDTRFMYDYAFTNFERLNLRECETSSDIESFDKEDAYVVVPKGVSFSELEKEYVPNEKEGVRQAAVEYFYHGQPVGSAKATLTEEAFSALTGSDKKIKIESVKQEKKAEKSEQTEQKKLSKLTVVLALAVILPLGYIILVVILYKLNMRWRNRKK; from the coding sequence ATGAAAGCAAAGAAAGTTCTCTCAGGCGCATTGGCAGCGATTCTTTTGACTCTTACACCGGGTGTGGCTGTGTGTGCAGAGGAGATGGCCGGGCAGGAGCAGACGGAAAATACACAAGTACTGTCTGCACAGGAGCAGGAAAACCAGGAAAAAGCAGCATCTTATGCGGAGAAAATAGATACAAACGAGATTTCGAACTGGCCACAGGGACCCGCGATCTATGCGGCTTCCGGCATTGTGATGGACATGAACAGCGGGGCAGTGCTTTATGCAAAAAAGGCCGAAGAAAAAAGATATCCTGCGAGTATTACGAAAGTGTTGAGTGTTTTGACTGCATTACAGTATGCGAAAATGTCCGATACCGTTGTGTTTTCAGAGGACAGTATTTCTTTTTTGCAGTGGGATGATGCGCAGATCGGGATGAAGCCCGGGGAAGAAATCAGCATGGAGTCAGCACTTTATGGGATGCTTCTGGCTTCGGCAAATGAAGTCTCCTATGCGGTGGCGGAAAATGTAGGAAAGCAGTACTTAAATGGCGGATATGCGGAGTTTATAGAAGAGATGAACCGGATATCTCAGGAATTGGGATGTACCAGTTCAAACTGGGTCAATGCAAATGGGCTTCATGATGACAACCACTATACAACAGCGCATGATATGGCGAGAATTGCAGCGGCAGCTTATCAGAATGAAGAGTTTCGAAGACTGGAGACACCGCTGGAATACAAAGTTCCACCGACGAATCTGACTGCGGAAGAAAGGATTCTGGATCAGAATCATAAAATGCTCTGGCCGGAAAACTATTATTACTATGCGAATGCGAAAGCGGGAAAGACCGGATATACAGATCAGTCAAAGACAACGCTTGTGACGATGGCGGAAGGAAATGATATGCAGCTGGCAGCGGTGGTGCTTCATACATATGGAGTAGATGCTTATACGGATACGAGGTTTATGTATGATTATGCATTTACAAATTTTGAAAGGCTGAATCTGAGGGAATGTGAAACTTCATCAGATATTGAAAGTTTTGACAAGGAAGATGCCTATGTTGTGGTTCCAAAGGGCGTTTCGTTTTCAGAATTGGAAAAAGAGTATGTTCCAAATGAAAAGGAAGGAGTAAGACAGGCTGCGGTAGAGTATTTTTATCACGGACAGCCAGTGGGGAGTGCGAAAGCAACATTGACAGAAGAAGCGTTTTCCGCATTGACAGGATCTGATAAAAAAATAAAGATCGAGTCGGTAAAACAGGAAAAGAAGGCTGAAAAATCAGAGCAAACAGAGCAGAAAAAGCTGTCAAAACTGACAGTTGTGCTTGCACTGGCAGTAATTTTGCCATTAGGATATATTATTCTGGTCGTTATTTTGTATAAACTAAATATGAGGTGGAGAAACCGGAAAAAGTAG
- a CDS encoding TetR/AcrR family transcriptional regulator: MEDRRVIKTKKNLKATLIEMMGEISFEQISITELCKRAEISRITFYAHYSDKYALADDIFSDMLQIGTDIYRTKQEKENPGNDLVMGYCNMLNSILEVYYDCFAFFQYTSPQKNPYLASAFYTIVLETIENHTNKIRQNVEVKYSPKKIAGFLCFGMLGFINEAHGEKTSIEEIKREANQLLRDILQSGVLVK, from the coding sequence ATGGAAGACAGAAGAGTGATCAAAACCAAGAAAAATTTGAAGGCAACCTTGATCGAAATGATGGGAGAGATCTCATTTGAGCAGATTTCTATTACAGAATTGTGCAAGCGGGCAGAAATCAGCAGAATTACTTTTTACGCACACTACAGTGATAAATACGCACTGGCAGATGATATTTTCAGTGATATGCTTCAGATCGGAACGGATATCTATCGTACAAAACAGGAAAAAGAAAATCCGGGAAATGATCTTGTAATGGGATATTGCAATATGTTAAACAGTATTCTGGAAGTGTATTATGACTGTTTTGCATTTTTCCAGTATACCAGCCCGCAGAAAAACCCGTATCTTGCATCTGCATTTTACACTATTGTACTGGAAACAATTGAAAATCATACCAATAAAATCCGACAGAATGTAGAAGTGAAATATTCCCCGAAGAAAATTGCAGGTTTCTTGTGTTTTGGGATGCTTGGATTTATCAATGAGGCACATGGTGAGAAAACATCGATTGAAGAGATCAAAAGAGAGGCAAATCAGTTGCTTAGGGATATACTGCAGTCCGGAGTGCTGGTAAAATAA
- a CDS encoding DegV family protein has protein sequence MPKIAIMTDSNCGITPDDAQKYHIHILPMPVLVGEDTFYEGCNITSEEFYRKLSSGEPVTTSQPSPADVMKMWDQLLKEHDEVVHVPMSSGLSNSCQTALLLAQEEYFKGRVHVVDNHRISVTQAQSVLDAVELTRQGFTGAQIKEILETEAMDATIYIAVDTLEYLKKGGRITAAAAAIGTVLNLKPVLTIQGDKLDAYTKTRGMKSAFKAMCKALDKDLSGRLSALHTQGLLKAGIAYTQMDPDTLEFFKEEMKKRYPDLELFQLPLTMSIGCHTGPGALGIGLVRVHK, from the coding sequence ATGCCAAAGATAGCAATTATGACAGACAGTAATTGTGGAATCACGCCTGATGATGCGCAGAAGTATCACATTCACATACTTCCAATGCCTGTCCTTGTTGGGGAAGACACTTTTTATGAAGGATGCAATATCACATCAGAAGAGTTTTACCGGAAACTTTCTTCCGGAGAACCTGTTACAACTTCTCAGCCATCGCCTGCGGATGTCATGAAGATGTGGGATCAGCTGCTGAAAGAACATGATGAAGTCGTTCATGTTCCAATGTCCAGCGGACTGAGCAATTCCTGCCAGACTGCCCTGCTCCTTGCGCAGGAAGAATATTTCAAAGGGCGGGTGCATGTTGTGGACAATCACCGGATTTCTGTTACACAGGCACAATCCGTTCTGGATGCAGTCGAACTTACCCGCCAGGGATTCACCGGGGCGCAGATCAAAGAAATTCTGGAAACGGAAGCCATGGATGCCACCATCTACATTGCGGTAGACACTTTGGAATATTTAAAAAAAGGCGGTCGTATCACAGCAGCAGCTGCTGCCATCGGAACCGTATTGAATTTAAAGCCGGTTCTTACCATTCAGGGAGACAAGCTGGACGCCTATACCAAAACCCGGGGAATGAAGTCTGCTTTTAAAGCCATGTGCAAAGCACTTGATAAAGATCTCTCCGGAAGACTCTCTGCACTCCATACTCAGGGACTGCTCAAAGCCGGTATTGCATATACACAGATGGATCCTGATACATTGGAATTTTTTAAAGAAGAAATGAAAAAACGATACCCGGATCTGGAATTGTTTCAGCTTCCACTTACAATGAGTATCGGATGTCACACCGGTCCCGGTGCACTTGGAATCGGGCTGGTACGAGTCCATAAATAA
- a CDS encoding putative ABC transporter permease, with protein MNYSMMELVWLLLIYSFLGWVVETIVGTVKKKKFVNRGFSTGPFCLVYGIAAVFMAVTMEELMAEPVFQLIGCGVLATIIEWMAGKILERLNQHKWWDYSNKKWNFDGYICLQYSVLWAVLGFVAVRYGDAFFLIVYHMIPTLIREILLWILLAGMALDISASLAAVFHIRKEMPTAIRWNKKVAVWTQKFALMIVGHVEKRMAKAYPVIMEKTEQIEKEGNFAEGCGFYKLFWLFLIGAVLGDFTETIFCRLTAGVWMSRSSLVWGPFSIVWGLAIAIATALLYKDREKPDRHIFIVGTFLGGAYEYVCSVFTEIVFGKVFWDYSKIPFNLGGRINLLYCFFWGIAAVIWIKVLYPKFAGWIEKIPMLWGYVLTWILVVFMAVNILVSMAALVRYDMRANGRPAESGWEKVIDEHFDDERMDRIYPNAKPR; from the coding sequence ATGAACTATTCAATGATGGAGTTGGTATGGCTGCTTTTGATCTACTCTTTTCTGGGATGGGTGGTCGAAACGATTGTCGGCACAGTGAAAAAGAAAAAGTTTGTAAACCGTGGATTTTCGACAGGTCCGTTCTGTCTGGTGTATGGAATCGCAGCAGTATTTATGGCAGTCACGATGGAAGAACTGATGGCAGAGCCTGTCTTTCAGCTGATCGGCTGTGGAGTGCTTGCAACGATCATAGAGTGGATGGCAGGAAAAATCCTGGAGCGCTTAAATCAGCACAAATGGTGGGACTATTCGAACAAGAAATGGAATTTTGACGGATACATCTGCCTACAGTATTCTGTATTATGGGCAGTGCTCGGATTTGTGGCTGTACGGTATGGAGATGCTTTTTTTCTGATAGTATATCACATGATTCCGACGCTGATCCGGGAGATTCTGCTCTGGATTTTGCTAGCAGGAATGGCTCTGGATATTTCTGCATCGCTGGCAGCAGTATTTCATATCCGGAAAGAGATGCCGACTGCAATCCGGTGGAATAAGAAAGTAGCAGTATGGACGCAGAAATTTGCATTAATGATCGTGGGTCATGTAGAAAAACGAATGGCGAAGGCATATCCTGTGATCATGGAAAAGACAGAGCAGATAGAAAAAGAAGGGAACTTTGCAGAAGGGTGCGGGTTTTATAAACTATTCTGGCTGTTTTTGATCGGAGCAGTGCTTGGAGACTTTACAGAGACGATCTTCTGTCGTCTGACAGCCGGAGTATGGATGAGCAGGAGCAGCCTTGTATGGGGACCGTTCAGTATTGTATGGGGGCTGGCGATTGCCATTGCAACGGCACTTTTATACAAGGACAGAGAAAAGCCGGACCGGCATATTTTTATTGTAGGTACATTTTTAGGCGGAGCATATGAATATGTCTGCAGTGTATTTACAGAGATTGTGTTTGGAAAAGTATTCTGGGACTACAGTAAGATTCCGTTTAACCTGGGTGGGCGTATCAATCTGTTGTACTGCTTTTTCTGGGGGATCGCAGCGGTGATCTGGATCAAGGTATTGTATCCGAAATTTGCAGGATGGATTGAAAAGATTCCGATGCTCTGGGGATATGTGCTGACCTGGATTCTGGTTGTGTTTATGGCAGTGAATATTCTGGTATCTATGGCGGCACTGGTGCGCTATGATATGCGTGCCAATGGAAGACCGGCAGAGAGTGGCTGGGAAAAAGTGATCGATGAACATTTTGATGATGAAAGAATGGATCGGATTTATCCGAATGCGAAGCCAAGATAG
- the ilvD gene encoding dihydroxy-acid dehydratase → MELTSQKLRKIAPELDPLRLGTGWKLEDLSKPQIMIESTFGDSHPGSGHLLDLVEEARQGVAEAGGFGARYFCTDICDGEAQGHDGINYSLPSRDMMANMIEIHANATPFDGGVFIASCDKGMPAHLMAVGRINIPSIIVTGGVMDAGPDLLTLEQIGKYNAMCERGEITKEKMEFYKHNACPSCGACSFMGTASTMQVMAEALGLMLPGSALMPATSKDLREFAKKAGKQAVWLAEHNLTPDKIVTMKSFENAIMVHAAISGSTNSLLHIPAIAKEFGIEIDGDTFDRLHRGAHYLLNIRPAGEWPAQFFYYAGGVPTIMEEIKDMLHLDVMTVTGKTLGENLEELKKNGFYDKCQSYLDQWNLKREDVIRPFDRPFGTDGSIAILKGNLAPDGAVVKHTVVPKEMFEAVLRARPFDCEEDAIHAVLTHEIQPGDAVIIRYEGPKGSGMPEMFYTTEAIASDATLGASIALLTDGRFSGASKGPAIGHISPEAAQGGPIALVEENDLIEISISNRVLRIVGVNGERKSEEEMEAILKERKSRWQPRENKYTKGVLKQFAEKAVSPMKGGYME, encoded by the coding sequence ATGGAACTGACAAGTCAGAAATTAAGAAAAATCGCACCGGAGCTGGATCCTTTGAGATTGGGAACAGGATGGAAGCTGGAGGATCTCTCCAAACCACAGATCATGATTGAAAGTACATTCGGAGACAGTCATCCGGGAAGCGGACATCTTCTGGATCTGGTCGAAGAGGCAAGACAGGGTGTTGCAGAGGCAGGTGGTTTCGGAGCTCGTTATTTCTGTACGGATATCTGTGATGGAGAAGCACAGGGACATGATGGAATCAACTATTCACTGCCGTCCAGAGATATGATGGCAAATATGATTGAAATTCATGCAAATGCAACTCCGTTTGATGGTGGAGTATTTATTGCAAGCTGTGATAAAGGAATGCCGGCACATTTGATGGCGGTAGGAAGAATCAATATTCCGTCTATTATCGTGACAGGCGGTGTGATGGATGCAGGTCCGGATCTTCTTACACTGGAGCAGATTGGAAAGTACAATGCAATGTGTGAACGTGGAGAGATCACAAAAGAAAAGATGGAATTTTACAAACATAATGCATGTCCATCCTGCGGAGCCTGCTCGTTCATGGGAACAGCATCCACAATGCAGGTAATGGCAGAAGCGCTGGGACTGATGCTCCCGGGAAGTGCACTGATGCCGGCAACCAGCAAGGATTTAAGAGAGTTTGCAAAAAAAGCCGGAAAACAGGCAGTCTGGCTGGCAGAGCATAACCTGACTCCGGACAAGATCGTAACGATGAAGTCCTTCGAAAATGCAATCATGGTACATGCGGCAATTTCCGGTTCTACCAATTCTCTGTTACATATTCCGGCAATTGCCAAGGAATTTGGAATTGAGATTGACGGAGATACATTTGACCGTCTGCACAGAGGCGCACACTATCTGCTCAACATCCGTCCGGCAGGAGAATGGCCGGCACAGTTCTTCTATTATGCAGGAGGGGTTCCGACGATCATGGAAGAGATCAAGGATATGCTGCATCTGGATGTTATGACAGTGACAGGAAAAACACTGGGAGAAAACCTGGAAGAGCTGAAGAAAAATGGATTCTACGATAAATGCCAGAGTTACCTGGATCAGTGGAATTTAAAGAGGGAAGATGTGATCCGGCCGTTTGACAGACCATTCGGAACAGATGGAAGCATTGCGATCCTCAAAGGAAATCTGGCACCGGATGGAGCAGTTGTAAAACACACGGTAGTGCCAAAAGAGATGTTTGAAGCAGTTCTTCGGGCGAGACCGTTTGACTGTGAGGAAGATGCGATCCATGCAGTACTGACACATGAGATTCAGCCGGGCGATGCGGTGATCATCCGTTATGAAGGTCCAAAAGGAAGCGGAATGCCGGAAATGTTTTACACGACAGAAGCAATTGCATCAGATGCAACGCTTGGTGCAAGTATTGCACTTCTGACAGACGGTAGATTTTCCGGAGCATCCAAAGGTCCTGCAATCGGACATATCTCTCCGGAAGCAGCACAGGGCGGACCGATTGCCCTGGTGGAAGAAAATGATCTGATCGAGATCAGCATTTCAAACAGGGTTCTTCGAATCGTGGGAGTAAATGGTGAGAGAAAATCAGAGGAAGAAATGGAAGCAATCTTAAAAGAAAGAAAAAGCCGCTGGCAGCCAAGAGAAAACAAATATACAAAAGGTGTTTTAAAGCAGTTTGCGGAAAAGGCTGTGTCTCCGATGAAGGGCGGTTATATGGAATAG
- a CDS encoding HPr family phosphocarrier protein produces MKIIPVYLRDMQDAKHLVQAAEACKKEVDLLCGRYVVDAKSMLGVFSLPCFDDVKMRVEDEDAKILIQYLEQGNVIRMEEN; encoded by the coding sequence ATGAAGATCATACCCGTGTATTTGAGAGACATGCAGGATGCAAAACATCTTGTGCAGGCGGCAGAAGCCTGCAAAAAAGAAGTAGATCTGCTCTGCGGACGTTATGTGGTGGATGCAAAATCAATGCTGGGTGTGTTTAGCCTTCCTTGCTTTGACGATGTAAAAATGCGGGTGGAGGACGAAGATGCAAAAATTTTGATTCAATATTTGGAACAGGGAAATGTTATCAGAATGGAGGAAAATTAA
- a CDS encoding GntP family permease, which yields MTEPVFYADPMRLLIASVAGILLLLFLIIKLKLHPVISMMISAVLIGIGAGMPLHMIGETVEKGVGKTLQGIALLIGLGSMFGGILEVSGGAQQMAQTLIRRFGQKKAGWALGLTGLVLGTTVFFEAGVVILIPLAFNVAKQTKKSTLYYAIPLLAGLASGYAFVPPSAGSVLVANALGVNLGTMMAVGIPVALISTVVAGIIWGKIIGNKIYTKLPANVEEIADIDKNLPSFGIVFTIILIPLILILFSTISGYLPIPESAQSVLQFLGEPFVALTIATLTAMYMLGTRMGYNRDQLKKILDHSLRPVGMILLVIASGGVIRWMLQDSGLGNIIGPILEKSGMPLIVIAFLIAFLVRASVGSSIVAMTMASGIMASMPAMADSSTLYRAAMCCAICGGATALSHVNDAGFWLVSTFLEIDEKTTLKSWTIMETLIGITGLILGLVISIFA from the coding sequence ATGACAGAACCAGTATTTTATGCAGATCCGATGCGCTTATTGATCGCATCCGTAGCAGGAATTCTTTTATTGTTATTTTTGATCATCAAGCTGAAGCTTCATCCGGTAATTTCTATGATGATTTCCGCTGTACTGATCGGAATTGGTGCAGGCATGCCGTTACATATGATCGGGGAGACGGTAGAAAAGGGCGTAGGAAAGACATTGCAGGGAATTGCACTTTTGATCGGATTGGGATCCATGTTTGGCGGAATTCTTGAAGTCAGCGGAGGAGCCCAGCAGATGGCACAGACGCTGATCCGCAGATTCGGTCAGAAAAAAGCAGGATGGGCATTGGGGCTTACGGGGCTTGTGCTCGGTACAACCGTATTTTTTGAAGCCGGAGTCGTGATCCTGATTCCGCTGGCGTTCAATGTGGCAAAGCAGACAAAAAAATCAACGTTATATTACGCGATCCCTCTTTTGGCAGGGCTGGCATCCGGATATGCGTTTGTTCCGCCGTCAGCAGGTTCTGTTCTGGTTGCAAACGCACTGGGTGTGAATCTGGGGACGATGATGGCGGTCGGAATTCCGGTTGCACTGATTTCCACAGTAGTTGCAGGAATTATCTGGGGAAAAATCATAGGAAATAAAATCTATACCAAACTCCCTGCAAATGTAGAGGAAATTGCAGATATAGATAAAAATCTTCCATCCTTCGGGATTGTATTCACGATCATTTTAATTCCGCTTATTCTGATCTTGTTCAGCACGATCTCCGGATATCTTCCGATTCCGGAAAGTGCGCAGTCAGTTCTTCAGTTTTTAGGAGAACCGTTTGTGGCATTGACGATCGCAACTCTGACAGCAATGTACATGCTGGGAACAAGAATGGGATATAACAGAGACCAGCTGAAAAAGATTCTGGATCACTCCTTAAGACCGGTTGGAATGATTCTGCTTGTAATCGCAAGTGGCGGAGTGATTCGCTGGATGCTGCAGGATTCGGGACTTGGAAATATCATTGGACCGATCCTGGAAAAGAGCGGGATGCCGCTGATCGTGATCGCATTTCTCATTGCGTTTCTGGTACGTGCTTCTGTGGGAAGTTCAATCGTAGCAATGACGATGGCTTCCGGGATCATGGCGTCAATGCCGGCTATGGCAGACAGCTCTACACTGTACAGAGCAGCGATGTGCTGTGCGATCTGTGGCGGAGCGACGGCACTGAGTCATGTAAATGATGCCGGATTCTGGCTGGTAAGTACATTTTTGGAGATTGATGAGAAGACAACATTAAAATCATGGACGATCATGGAAACATTGATCGGAATCACAGGTCTGATTCTGGGACTGGTGATCTCGATCTTCGCATAA
- a CDS encoding FadR/GntR family transcriptional regulator, translated as MMNSTEKSLPEKLSDDIIAYILEEQLQPNDKLPNESVLSEKMGAGRSSIREAMKLLASRNIVTIRQGSGTYVAASPGVVDDPLGFTFIDDKKKLTLDLLDVRFLLEPAIAEMAALHAEETDIRKISTLCDEVEALLLRGEDHTGKDIEFHTAIAMSSKNLVVPRLIPVINSSIPLFIQLTNNRLLHETIETHREITDAIAAHDTLRAKDAMYLHLVYNRRCLLDQKA; from the coding sequence ATGATGAATTCAACTGAAAAGAGTTTACCTGAGAAGTTATCTGACGATATCATTGCCTATATTTTAGAAGAGCAGCTCCAGCCCAACGACAAACTTCCCAACGAATCCGTTCTCTCTGAAAAAATGGGAGCCGGACGAAGCTCCATCCGGGAAGCCATGAAACTGCTCGCATCCAGAAATATTGTAACAATCCGTCAGGGTTCCGGAACATATGTTGCCGCCTCCCCCGGAGTTGTTGACGATCCGCTTGGATTTACCTTTATTGATGACAAGAAAAAGCTGACACTGGATCTTCTGGATGTTCGTTTTCTGCTGGAGCCTGCCATTGCCGAAATGGCAGCCCTGCATGCCGAAGAGACCGATATCCGCAAGATCTCTACGCTGTGTGATGAAGTCGAAGCACTCCTCCTTCGTGGGGAAGATCACACTGGAAAGGACATTGAGTTTCACACTGCCATTGCCATGAGCAGTAAAAATCTGGTCGTTCCGCGGCTGATTCCCGTAATCAACAGCTCGATCCCGCTTTTTATCCAACTGACAAACAATCGGCTTTTACATGAAACGATTGAAACACACCGGGAGATCACCGATGCGATCGCAGCACACGATACGCTGCGCGCCAAAGATGCCATGTATCTGCATCTTGTATATAACCGGCGATGTCTTCTTGATCAGAAAGCATAA
- a CDS encoding cupin domain-containing protein, with product MNPERIEAMCGGKGHVLIKHILGEKEMNGKCGLYAEVTLEPGCSLGYHEHHGESETYYILTGEGNYDDNGRIRPVKAGDVTFTPDGCGHALTNTGDTDLVFMALIIKD from the coding sequence ATGAACCCAGAAAGAATTGAAGCAATGTGCGGTGGAAAGGGACATGTGCTGATCAAGCATATTCTCGGAGAAAAAGAGATGAATGGAAAGTGCGGGCTTTACGCGGAAGTGACTCTGGAGCCGGGGTGTTCCCTTGGTTACCATGAACATCATGGAGAAAGTGAGACGTATTACATCCTGACCGGAGAGGGCAATTATGACGACAATGGAAGAATCCGCCCGGTAAAAGCCGGTGATGTGACATTTACACCGGATGGATGCGGACATGCACTGACCAATACCGGTGATACAGATCTTGTGTTCATGGCACTGATCATTAAAGACTGA
- a CDS encoding HAD family hydrolase produces MAYQYELVLFDLDGTLTDSGLGIMNSVQYALKKIGRGVENLEELKCFVGPPLAQQFAKFCGFSDEKGHQMVEFYREYYEGKGMLENAVYDGIPEVLEQLKNAGIRLAVATSKPEKYARKIAEHFKIAPYFEFIGGANMDGSRTKKAEVIEYVLKNCKVEDRQSVLMVGDREHDILGAKACKVSALGVLYGYGDRAELEDAGADWIVSTPAKITEKILGRE; encoded by the coding sequence ATGGCATATCAGTATGAACTTGTCCTGTTTGATCTGGACGGAACGTTGACAGATTCCGGTCTCGGAATCATGAACAGTGTCCAGTATGCATTGAAAAAAATCGGCAGGGGCGTAGAAAATCTGGAAGAGCTTAAATGCTTCGTGGGACCGCCGCTTGCACAGCAGTTTGCAAAATTCTGCGGGTTTTCAGATGAAAAAGGGCATCAGATGGTAGAATTTTACCGGGAATATTACGAAGGAAAAGGGATGCTTGAAAATGCTGTTTATGATGGCATCCCGGAAGTACTGGAACAGTTAAAAAATGCGGGAATCCGTCTGGCAGTTGCGACATCCAAGCCGGAGAAATATGCAAGGAAGATTGCAGAGCATTTTAAGATCGCGCCATATTTTGAGTTTATCGGAGGGGCAAATATGGACGGAAGCCGTACGAAAAAGGCAGAAGTCATTGAGTATGTGCTGAAAAACTGTAAAGTAGAAGACAGGCAGTCGGTGCTGATGGTCGGTGACAGAGAACATGATATCTTGGGAGCAAAGGCATGCAAAGTGTCTGCATTGGGAGTCTTATATGGCTATGGTGACAGAGCGGAGCTTGAAGATGCAGGCGCTGACTGGATCGTGAGTACGCCGGCAAAGATTACGGAAAAAATACTGGGAAGGGAATGA